From Dreissena polymorpha isolate Duluth1 chromosome 15, UMN_Dpol_1.0, whole genome shotgun sequence, a single genomic window includes:
- the LOC127859454 gene encoding uncharacterized protein LOC127859454, which produces MDLEGGDTDPVVDHVATTRNSDQLANTPASAMDLEGGDTDPVVDHEATTRNSDQLANNPASAMDLEGGDTDPVVDHVATARESRYPARASTSKVCGRHYLLTYQRGMYLALPSHQNMHLFAESPLFIINLRVRETHCLCNMPDDGREYWQCEGCFKWFHPECVGESVEPEKYKCASCSHK; this is translated from the exons ATGGATTTGGAAGGGGGAGACACTGACCCAGTAGTCGATCATGTGGCAACAACTAGG AACTCGGACCAGCTGGCAAACACCCCTGCCTCTGCCATGGATTTGGAAGGGGGAGACACTGACCCAGTAGTCGATCATGAGGCAACAACCAGG AACTCGGACCAGCTGGCAAACAACCCTGCCTCTGCCATGGATTTGGAAGGGGGAGACACTGACCCAGTAGTCGATCATGTAGCAACAGCCAGG GAGTCAAGATATCCAGCCAGAGCGAGTACATCAAAGGTTTGTGGCAGACATTACCTGTTGACTTATCAAAGAGGGATGTATTTAGCTTTACCCTCCCATCAAAACAT GCACCTTTTCGCAGAGAgtccattatttattattaacctAAGAGTCAGAGAAACTCATTGTCTGTGCAACATGCCGGATGATGGAAG AGAGTACTGGCAGTGTGAAGGATGCTTTAAATGGTTCCATCCGGAATGTGTTGGTGAGTCAGTGGAACCAGAAAAGTACAAGTGCGCATCATGTTCACACAAg tga